The proteins below come from a single Ruegeria sp. THAF33 genomic window:
- a CDS encoding GntR family transcriptional regulator yields MNEEIDIYQDLKMRLISNGFEHGAKVRAEELRKVYGCSASAVREVLFRLAAVGLVDFQEQKGFRVPMRSPQKLIELTHVRVLLEAEGTAMSIRNGGVDWEARLTAAHHKLSHIEKRIHATDDPSDLVEIWFASEKEFHQTLISACGSETLKQLHSRVYAQFRQQLMVADRNFEFISQNIRHHADILEAALSGDEQLTREKIHNHLKRHLTGKTMGD; encoded by the coding sequence ATGAACGAAGAAATAGATATTTATCAAGATCTTAAGATGCGCCTGATCTCTAATGGATTCGAGCATGGAGCGAAGGTGCGGGCTGAAGAACTTCGTAAAGTGTATGGCTGTTCTGCGAGCGCCGTTCGTGAAGTCCTTTTTCGTTTGGCTGCTGTTGGTTTGGTGGACTTTCAGGAACAAAAAGGTTTCCGCGTGCCAATGCGATCGCCGCAGAAGCTTATCGAATTGACGCATGTCCGTGTTCTGTTGGAGGCCGAAGGCACCGCAATGTCGATCCGAAATGGCGGGGTGGATTGGGAAGCAAGACTTACGGCTGCACATCACAAACTCAGCCATATCGAAAAACGCATTCACGCCACGGACGACCCAAGCGACCTTGTCGAGATCTGGTTTGCCTCGGAGAAGGAGTTTCACCAGACGCTTATTTCTGCCTGTGGCTCGGAAACCTTAAAACAATTGCATAGCCGGGTTTACGCGCAATTCAGACAGCAGTTGATGGTGGCAGACCGGAACTTTGAGTTCATTTCTCAGAACATAAGGCATCATGCAGATATACTTGAAGCGGCATTGTCGGGGGATGAGCAGTTAACACGGGAGAAAATCCACAATCATCTGAAACGCCATCTAACCGGAAAGACGATGGGCGACTAA
- a CDS encoding TRAP transporter substrate-binding protein, whose protein sequence is MKIVKTAAVAAVATTMAAGFAMAETTKLRIQTHFSPETLSGQMAAKFVEDIQEMSNGEIEVEMFYSSSVVKSVETFDAAATGILDCDMTGGGYQTGKNPAFQFAGDLLGGYQNPYQQMAWLLHGGGREAVNDLYNGYDMEFIGWWIPGPESLSSTKPIAKVEDFKDWKFRSPPGLATKVFAELGASPIVMDFNEIFTALETGIIDGADAANLTNNVGLGLYEIAGHTNYPGFHSMPADHLACRKDVWEAMPAHHKKIMEVAMDSLALHNATINEVQNAQTAKDLKAKGVQLYEWSPEDLAAYRAAVQVGWTEFATTPEAQALLESHINFLRDLGAMQ, encoded by the coding sequence ATGAAAATAGTCAAGACAGCGGCCGTGGCGGCCGTAGCCACGACAATGGCAGCCGGTTTCGCGATGGCCGAAACAACGAAGCTTAGAATTCAAACCCATTTTTCGCCCGAAACTCTGTCTGGCCAGATGGCTGCAAAATTTGTTGAAGACATTCAGGAAATGTCGAACGGCGAAATCGAAGTTGAAATGTTCTATTCCTCTTCGGTGGTCAAATCAGTTGAAACCTTCGATGCCGCAGCTACGGGAATTCTGGATTGCGACATGACGGGCGGCGGCTATCAGACCGGGAAAAACCCGGCCTTCCAGTTTGCGGGTGACCTGCTCGGCGGATATCAGAACCCATACCAGCAAATGGCTTGGCTTCTTCATGGCGGCGGAAGAGAAGCTGTAAACGATCTATACAACGGCTACGACATGGAGTTCATCGGATGGTGGATTCCCGGGCCGGAGTCGCTTTCTTCGACCAAGCCGATTGCAAAAGTGGAAGACTTCAAGGATTGGAAATTCCGCTCGCCTCCGGGCCTTGCAACCAAAGTGTTCGCGGAACTTGGGGCTTCTCCGATCGTGATGGACTTCAACGAAATCTTTACGGCTTTGGAAACCGGCATCATTGATGGTGCGGATGCTGCGAACCTGACTAACAACGTGGGCCTCGGTCTGTACGAGATCGCAGGTCATACAAACTATCCCGGTTTCCACTCGATGCCCGCAGATCATCTGGCCTGTCGCAAAGACGTCTGGGAAGCGATGCCTGCGCACCACAAGAAGATCATGGAAGTCGCAATGGATAGCCTGGCATTGCACAATGCGACAATCAATGAAGTGCAGAACGCTCAGACTGCAAAAGACCTGAAGGCAAAAGGTGTTCAGTTGTACGAATGGTCGCCTGAAGACCTGGCAGCGTATCGCGCGGCCGTTCAGGTTGGTTGGACTGAATTCGCAACGACTCCTGAGGCACAGGCGCTTTTGGAAAGCCACATCAACTTCCTGCGTGACCTGGGCGCAATGCAGTAA
- a CDS encoding mandelate racemase/muconate lactonizing enzyme family protein, which yields MKITRIISHVLQYDMPEVLGYSQQYYDRRTTHLVEIQTDEGVTGWGECFGPGNVAIANKSIVENVIQPMVLGLDPLDKDVIWHKVYNLLRDHGQGGMPIQALSGVDIALWDITGKISGLPLHKLVGGAHRTSVPCYGYGMMLRDEPISHLASRFEDEAAKIKAMGFTATKMKTGFGPKPDVKLCEAVRRGVGDDFPFMVDANHAYTTSDAFFVGRALEELDAYWFEEPVAPEDIDGYRELRSSLKVNISGGEAVFNRWAWRNLLENRGIDIAQPEVCALGGVSEYLRVLALCHAHFTPVVNHVWGSAIAVATNLHLLAAMPAIPGGLHPWEPMLEFDTTDNKFRDDLLTVPLEIQNQVKANNGRVMIPTGSGLGVEPDRDFIDHYRIEG from the coding sequence ATGAAAATTACCAGAATTATAAGTCATGTACTGCAGTACGACATGCCGGAAGTTCTGGGCTACTCGCAACAGTATTATGACAGGCGCACAACCCATCTGGTCGAGATTCAGACAGATGAAGGGGTAACCGGTTGGGGCGAGTGCTTTGGTCCCGGAAACGTAGCCATAGCCAACAAGTCCATCGTGGAAAACGTCATCCAACCAATGGTCCTCGGCTTGGACCCTTTGGACAAAGACGTGATTTGGCACAAGGTGTACAACCTTTTGCGAGACCATGGCCAAGGCGGAATGCCAATACAGGCTTTGTCCGGGGTGGACATCGCACTTTGGGACATCACCGGAAAAATCTCTGGCCTCCCCCTCCATAAACTTGTCGGGGGCGCGCATCGCACAAGCGTTCCTTGCTACGGCTACGGCATGATGCTCCGGGATGAACCGATTTCTCATCTGGCCAGCCGTTTTGAGGATGAAGCCGCAAAGATCAAGGCAATGGGATTTACCGCCACCAAAATGAAAACGGGCTTTGGCCCGAAGCCTGATGTGAAGCTGTGCGAAGCAGTTCGACGCGGAGTTGGTGACGACTTTCCTTTTATGGTCGATGCGAACCATGCCTATACGACTTCGGACGCGTTTTTTGTCGGTCGGGCGCTGGAAGAGCTGGACGCATATTGGTTCGAAGAACCGGTCGCGCCAGAAGACATTGACGGGTACCGCGAACTGCGCAGTTCGCTCAAAGTCAACATCTCGGGCGGAGAGGCGGTTTTCAATCGCTGGGCCTGGCGCAATCTTCTTGAAAATCGCGGCATTGATATAGCGCAGCCAGAAGTATGCGCTTTGGGCGGTGTTTCAGAGTATCTCAGGGTACTGGCCCTATGCCACGCACATTTCACTCCGGTCGTAAATCACGTCTGGGGTAGCGCCATCGCCGTCGCAACTAATCTGCACCTTCTGGCGGCCATGCCAGCAATTCCGGGCGGTTTGCATCCATGGGAGCCGATGCTGGAGTTCGACACAACGGACAACAAGTTTCGGGACGATCTGCTGACCGTACCGCTGGAAATTCAAAATCAGGTCAAGGCCAATAATGGCCGTGTCATGATCCCGACTGGCTCTGGACTGGGTGTCGAGCCGGATCGAGACTTTATCGATCACTACAGGATCGAAGGATAG
- a CDS encoding TRAP transporter small permease subunit gives MHKNSGGPIEWLIPLAFVATASWLVWHLPAFLLDWLPYTSESLKSQVTEIYLRSDVTPELPGVFGGFVDIIDVAALVLLPFLAVIGTKTVRPATMEFEGSTVMDRFALFIGRVTMMMIAIMTVVMLYEVFMRYILEKPTEWANEMTLWFASFVFLMSGYYAMQQRSHIRIFLLYDAVPRWLQRVFDTVSTILIVLFAFFLVYGSYKQVFVNKLYKWELYGSAFNPPIPATLQPMVLIVITLVAMQAILNLVADWNKEPEIHTDEPDEDEIEMIKRAVGQD, from the coding sequence ATGCACAAGAATTCAGGCGGACCAATTGAATGGCTCATACCGTTGGCCTTCGTCGCGACTGCCAGTTGGCTTGTTTGGCATCTTCCAGCATTCCTGTTGGATTGGCTGCCTTACACCTCTGAATCCCTCAAAAGTCAGGTAACGGAAATATATCTACGCAGCGACGTCACGCCCGAATTGCCTGGTGTGTTCGGGGGGTTTGTCGACATCATCGACGTGGCTGCGCTCGTCCTTCTGCCGTTTCTTGCAGTGATTGGTACAAAGACCGTGCGCCCGGCGACGATGGAGTTCGAAGGCTCGACGGTTATGGATCGTTTCGCCCTGTTCATCGGCCGAGTTACGATGATGATGATCGCAATCATGACTGTCGTCATGCTCTACGAAGTCTTCATGCGCTATATCCTTGAGAAGCCGACCGAGTGGGCCAACGAAATGACACTGTGGTTCGCCAGCTTTGTGTTTTTGATGTCTGGCTACTATGCCATGCAGCAACGCAGTCACATACGAATATTCCTGCTTTACGACGCAGTTCCACGTTGGCTTCAGCGCGTTTTTGACACGGTTTCAACAATACTGATCGTCCTGTTTGCCTTCTTTCTGGTCTACGGCAGTTACAAACAGGTGTTCGTCAACAAGCTCTATAAATGGGAGCTTTACGGCTCCGCCTTCAATCCTCCGATCCCGGCGACGTTGCAGCCGATGGTACTGATCGTGATTACGCTCGTCGCAATGCAGGCAATTTTGAACTTGGTCGCGGATTGGAACAAAGAACCGGAAATCCACACAGATGAACCGGACGAGGACGAAATTGAAATGATCAAACGGGCGGTGGGACAAGACTGA
- a CDS encoding TRAP transporter large permease subunit, giving the protein MDIGTISLILMVALIILLAIGMPLGLASASLAVLVLVLKFEPTLLLNPFSFGDGILTGRPGTGPLYILAQKIYGLLTDYVLISVPLFIFMASLLERSGIARDMYSSLNVWLSRTRGGIAIVTSIMAVIMAAMSGIIGGEVVLLGLIALPQMLRLGYDQNLAIGVICASGSLGTMIPPSIVLIIYGLITETSIKSLFTASFIPGFMLASMIILYIIIRTRLNPHHAPLPEPDPSDPEPAEKRKLFAAFMSIVVAGFSTVLFIRAAFFELSGSNAASQGEPARLGTADYLPWFASITIVALLLIFFVFGRQRAKIGWEMGKGLVAPLVVIGVVLGSIYGGITGITEAAGMGAFAVLIIAILRGEGSFELVWDSLMRTLKSTGTIIWVTIGAAALAGAYTIAGGPQYVADLIVGQDLPTMLVILVMMLILLFMGAFMDWVGIVLLIIPVFLPIVLRLPIEEIGLIGELQPSHVAIWFGVVFCMNMQVSFLSPPFGPAAFYLKSVAPPHISLTDIFRGFLPFIGIQLLALSVLLIWPGIIALLL; this is encoded by the coding sequence ATGGATATTGGAACAATCTCACTCATTCTGATGGTCGCCCTGATCATTCTCCTGGCGATCGGGATGCCCCTGGGTCTGGCCTCGGCTTCGCTTGCGGTTCTGGTTCTTGTCCTGAAGTTCGAACCGACACTTCTTTTGAACCCGTTTTCATTCGGCGACGGGATTCTCACCGGGCGGCCAGGCACTGGGCCACTCTATATTCTGGCGCAAAAGATATACGGGCTCTTAACGGACTACGTGCTTATTTCCGTGCCTTTGTTCATCTTCATGGCGTCGCTGCTAGAGCGGTCCGGGATCGCGCGCGACATGTATTCGTCGCTGAATGTCTGGCTGTCCAGAACGCGTGGCGGTATCGCGATCGTGACCTCGATCATGGCAGTGATCATGGCGGCCATGTCCGGCATCATCGGCGGTGAGGTTGTCCTGCTGGGCCTGATCGCCCTGCCCCAGATGCTGCGCCTCGGCTATGATCAGAACCTCGCGATCGGCGTCATCTGCGCCTCGGGGTCGCTGGGTACCATGATTCCGCCCTCGATCGTTCTGATCATCTATGGGCTGATCACCGAAACCTCGATCAAGTCGCTGTTCACCGCGTCTTTCATTCCCGGCTTCATGCTGGCCTCGATGATCATTCTGTACATCATCATTCGCACGCGGCTAAATCCTCACCACGCGCCGCTGCCGGAACCGGATCCGAGCGACCCCGAACCGGCCGAAAAGCGCAAACTGTTTGCGGCCTTCATGAGCATCGTCGTCGCCGGATTTTCTACCGTTCTGTTTATCCGGGCTGCGTTTTTCGAGCTTTCCGGCTCGAACGCTGCCAGCCAGGGCGAGCCCGCACGGCTGGGTACGGCTGACTACCTGCCTTGGTTTGCCAGCATCACCATCGTCGCCCTACTGCTGATCTTCTTTGTCTTTGGGAGACAGCGCGCAAAAATCGGCTGGGAAATGGGCAAAGGTCTCGTCGCGCCGCTGGTCGTCATCGGCGTCGTGCTCGGCTCGATCTATGGCGGGATCACGGGCATCACCGAGGCTGCAGGCATGGGTGCCTTCGCTGTTCTGATCATCGCCATTCTGCGGGGCGAAGGATCATTCGAGCTGGTTTGGGACAGCTTGATGCGGACGCTCAAATCCACAGGCACCATCATATGGGTAACCATCGGGGCCGCCGCGCTGGCGGGTGCCTACACCATTGCCGGCGGACCTCAATACGTGGCCGACCTGATCGTCGGGCAAGACCTGCCGACCATGCTGGTCATTCTGGTAATGATGCTGATCCTGCTGTTCATGGGCGCGTTCATGGATTGGGTCGGCATCGTGCTGTTAATCATTCCGGTCTTTCTGCCGATCGTCCTGCGCCTTCCTATCGAGGAAATCGGTCTCATTGGCGAGTTGCAACCGAGTCATGTCGCGATCTGGTTTGGCGTCGTGTTCTGTATGAACATGCAGGTCAGCTTCCTGTCGCCCCCGTTCGGCCCGGCTGCGTTCTATCTGAAATCTGTGGCTCCGCCGCATATCAGCCTGACGGATATCTTCCGCGGCTTCCTGCCATTCATCGGGATCCAGTTGCTGGCACTTTCCGTTCTTCTGATCTGGCCGGGCATCATCGCGCTGCTTTTGTGA